AGCCGGCAGCCGGCACGGCGCGCTTCGATACCGCCGGACGCAACACGATCCTGACCGCCGGCCAGGCGGCTGCGACTCGCTGGATCGCTCAGGATCTGGGCAAAGAGTGGGTGGCAAATCAGGTCAAGGACATGGCCGGCCTCGCATACGACGAACTGTCGCGACTCCCCGGCGTCACGGTCGTGACCCCGCGAGAGGCGATGGCGGGCCTGATCGCGTTCAACGTGAACGGCATTGCTGGCCCTGACCTTTCGGCGCGCATGGCGCAAGACCATAACGTCACCATCCGATACGTCACGAAGTACATCAACAACCCCGAGGCGGCCCGTGTCTCGCTCCATTACTTCAATACGCCCGAGGACATCGGTGCGTTGACCGAAGGCATCCAATCGATTCAGGGTACGTTGTAGATGAAGCCGCATCTTCCGACGGTTGAAGAGCTGAACGACTGGTCGCCCGGCTCGCTCGTCGAGCTGCTCGGCATCACGATCACCTCGGTCGAGCAGGGCCGGCTGACCGGTGAATGCCCGGTTCGCCCCGAGCTGATGGCTCCGAACGGCTATCTGCACGCGGCAACCGTCGTGGCCATCGCCGACACGGTGTCAGGGTTTGGTACTCGCGCTCATCTTCCCGAAGGGGCACTCGGATTCACCACGATTGAACTGAAGTCGAACTTCCTTGGCACTGCCCGCGCGGGCATGGTGGACTGCGACGCGGTGCTGCGCCACGGCGGCAGAACCACCCAGGTCTGGGATGCGACCGTGACCCATCGCGATACCGGCAAGGTCATTGCGCTGTTCCGGTGCAGCCAGATGATTCTGTATCCGGGTCGCGGCTGATTCCAGCGCCCCGAGCGCGTACACTGAGATATCGCGAGGCGACATCGGCGTCGCCTGGCGATATCTCTTTTGCCGTGGAAGGTCGCTGATGAGAGCGCGAGACGTGCGCGGCATGACGACAATCGGTGTTCTTGCCGTCGCCGGATACATTGCAACCGTCTTTGCCGCCAACTGGGCCATCGACCGCTGGGGCGCGGTGCCGGTCGGATTCGGGCTGGTCGCCCCGGCCGGGGTCTATTTCGCCGGGCTGGCTTTCACACTGCGCGACATCACCCAGGATACGCTTGGTCGGTCGTGGGTGCTTGCCGCGATCATCATCGGGGCGTTGCTCTCTGCGTTCGTGTCGACACAGTTCGCGCTCGCCAGTGGAGTTGCGTTTCTCTTCAGCGAGCTGTTCGACTTCGCCGTCTACACCCCGCTGCGTGATCGCAACTGGCTGGGTGCAGTCGCGCTGTCCAACGTCGTCGGACTGATCACGGACTCGGTGCTGTTCCTCTGGATCGCGTTCGGGTCCCTGGAGTTCCTCAACGGCCAGATCGTCGGCAAAGCATGGGTAACGCTCGCCGCTGTCGCCGTCCTGCTCGTCTGGCGCAGATACGCCGCGCGTCCGGAGTTGATCTAAGAGGTTCTTCGGAGCGCCGGTTCAATAAGCAGGATACGGGACTTTGGCGTGGCTGCGTTCGTCTGTGTCGAACGGGTGGGAGATCGTTCGGTTGCGACCTCAGGATGACAGGAGGCGTGAGGGCCTGCCGGCTCGGAATACTCGCCATTGCTGGCAATGACGGGCTGCTGGATTGGCAACCTCCCGCTTGTCCT
The genomic region above belongs to Thermomicrobiales bacterium and contains:
- a CDS encoding PaaI family thioesterase translates to MKPHLPTVEELNDWSPGSLVELLGITITSVEQGRLTGECPVRPELMAPNGYLHAATVVAIADTVSGFGTRAHLPEGALGFTTIELKSNFLGTARAGMVDCDAVLRHGGRTTQVWDATVTHRDTGKVIALFRCSQMILYPGRG
- a CDS encoding VUT family protein, with product MRARDVRGMTTIGVLAVAGYIATVFAANWAIDRWGAVPVGFGLVAPAGVYFAGLAFTLRDITQDTLGRSWVLAAIIIGALLSAFVSTQFALASGVAFLFSELFDFAVYTPLRDRNWLGAVALSNVVGLITDSVLFLWIAFGSLEFLNGQIVGKAWVTLAAVAVLLVWRRYAARPELI